In Silvanigrella aquatica, one genomic interval encodes:
- a CDS encoding TrbC/VirB2 family protein, producing the protein MRNIVKYSLFYCLSLANYAMASSGEGSETGLPWEKPIQLVQQSLYYLGGLLVLIGFLWAGYNFLIQNEKEAGFKKIIGTCIGGAIIFGAKGMINTLYGASF; encoded by the coding sequence ATGAGAAATATTGTTAAGTACTCTTTATTTTATTGTTTGAGTTTAGCTAATTATGCAATGGCTTCTAGCGGGGAAGGGAGTGAAACGGGACTACCTTGGGAAAAGCCAATTCAATTAGTTCAACAATCACTTTATTATCTTGGTGGATTATTAGTTTTGATTGGGTTTCTTTGGGCTGGTTACAATTTCTTAATACAAAATGAAAAAGAAGCTGGCTTCAAAAAAATTATCGGAACATGTATTGGTGGAGCTATAATCTTTGGTGCAAAAGGCATGATAAATACTCTATATGGAGCCTCATTTTAA